A region from the Maniola jurtina chromosome 20, ilManJurt1.1, whole genome shotgun sequence genome encodes:
- the LOC123875683 gene encoding UDP-glucose 4-epimerase-like yields MPRFKTIMVTGGAGYIGSHCVVDLLEAGYEVVAIDNFANAVGDEDGSPALQRAEEITGKKITFYKADLLDKPQINGIFDKHKVDCVIHFAALKAVGESMQQPLLYYQNNLLGMLNLLEIMRSHNCYQMVFSSSCTVYGEPENLPITETHQTGNITNVYGRTKYFIEEMLKDLSVAYEKWNIISLRYFNPVGAHPSGMIGEDPTKEFTNLMPFMAQVALGKKPVLTIFGNDYNTPDGTGIRDYIHVMDLASGHVAALNLLSANHVRLKVYNLGTGKGVSVKELVDVFERVTKAKIPVKYVARRNGDITAMWADASLARQELGWTTKHSVEEMCTDFWRWQTMNPDGYPKKNKTTVIVVNGKS; encoded by the exons ATGCCGCGATTCAAGACAATAATGGTAACAGGAGGGGCCGGATACATCGGCAGCCATTGCGTAGTCGACCTTTTAGAAGCGGGATATGAAGTAGTCGCCATAGACAACTTCGCGAACGCAGTAGGCGACGAAGACGGCTCACCAGCTCTACAAAGAGCTGAAGAAATCACGGGCAAAAAAATCACATTCTACAAAGCCGATTTGTTAGACAAACCACAAATCAACGGAATCTTTGATAAG CACAAGGTGGACTGCGTCATCCATTTCGCAGCGCTGAAGGCGGTTGGAGAATCAATGCAGCAACCCCTTTTATACTACCAGAACAATCTACTCGGCATGCTTAATTTATTGGAG ATAATGCGATCACACAACTGCTACCAAATGGTGTTCTCTTCATCATGCACGGTATACGGGGAGCCGGAGAACCTTCCGATCACCGAAACACACCAGACTGGCAACATCACTAACGTTTACGGAAGAACGAAGTATTTTATTGAGGAGATGCTTAAAGACTTGAGTGTTGCTTATGAA AAATGGAACATAATTTCGCTCCGGTACTTCAACCCGGTGGGCGCGCATCCCTCCGGTATGATCGGAGAGGATCCAACGAAGGAGTTCACAAACCTCATGCCCTTCATGGCGCAAGTGGCGCTGGGGAAGAAACCCGTGCTCACTATCTTTGGCAACGATTACAACACGCCTGATGGAACTG GTATTCGAGACTACATTCACGTTATGGATTTGGCAAGCGGTCACGTAGCTGCACTAAATTTGCTCAGTGCTAACCACGTAAGGCtaaag GTATACAACCTGGGCACAGGCAAAGGCGTATCGGTGAAGGAACTAGTGGATGTATTCGAGCGCGTCACGAAGGCTAAGATCCCGGTCAAATACGTCGCGAGACGGAATGGCGATATCACGGCCATGTGGGCGGACGCCTCTCTCGCCAGACAAGAGCTGGGGTGGACCACTAAACACTCCGTGGAAGAGATGT GCACAGACTTCTGGCGATGGCAGACGATGAACCCCGACGGCTACCCTAAGAAGAACAAAACTACGGTCATCGTGGTCAACGGGAAGAGTTAA
- the LOC123875684 gene encoding N(6)-adenine-specific methyltransferase METTL4 isoform X1, giving the protein MSVLFNNNNLRFIDHRDFLANIYKNVNSELAENQNLTFNKKLFCIKSTTNNLIINKKRSRESDQILEETAKVKQMYNELIAKLPSEVKVGVSQKYDLLETSLVRELAQKHFESTIFHHHGLSGGNNSDTPLKCKIKDDCFLIPQNSRFFCGCVKEQCAKLNGNKFDIMIADPPWWNKYIRRLKGANNKLSYSMMYNEEIASIPVQDLLSENCLIAVWCTNALSNINAIKNLIFPKWGVEYVTTWYWLKLTIDLKPLCEFGSGCKKQPYERIVIGKVGNVCVPSDLLVASVPSALHSHKPPLLDLLTPCIDEENPQILELFARYLLPNTTSVGYEPLKWQHLSLYEEAVDVT; this is encoded by the exons ATGAGTGTCTTATTCAACAACAACAATCTACGTTTTATAGATCACAGAGATTTCTTGGCGAATATTTATAAAAACGTCAACAGTGAGCTAGCCGAAAACCAAAACTTAACTTTCAACAAAAagttattttgtattaaaagtactaccaataatttaataataaataagaagAGATCACGAGAAAGCGATCAGATATTGGAAGAA ACAGCTAAAGTAAAACAAATGTACAATGAACTCATAGCAAAATTACCATCAGAAGTAAAAGTAGGTGTAAGCCAAAAGTATGATTTATTAGAAACCTCACTGGTTAGAGAATTAGCGCAGAAGCACTTTGAATCAacaatatttcatcatcatggATTGAGTGGAGGCAATAATTCGGACACTCCTCTGAAATGTAAGATTAAAGATGACTGCTTTTTGATACCACAAAATTCCAG atTCTTCTGTGGTTGTGTGAAAGAGCAATGTGCAAAATTAAATGGCAATAAGTTTGATATAATGATAGCTGACCCTCCCTGGTGGAATAAATATATCCGAAGGTTAAAAGGAGCTAATAATAAATTGAG ttacTCTATGATGTATAATGAAGAGATAGCATCAATACCTGTAcaagatctcctctcagaaaacTGCCTTATTGCTGTATGGTGTACAAACGCACTAAGCAACATAAATGCAATCAAAAACCTCATATTCCCTAAATGGGGTGTGGAGTATGTCACAACTTGGTATTGGTTGAAGTTAACAATAGATTTGAAACCACTCTGTGAGTTTGGTAGTGGGTGTAAGAAGCAGCCATATGAAAGGATTGTTATAGGAAAAGTTGGCAATGTGTGCGTGCCCAGTGACCTCTTGGTGGCTAGCGTACCAAGTGCATTGCATTCACATAAACCTCCATTACTAG ATCTCCTAACACCATGCATTGATGAAGAAAACCCACAGATCCTAGAGTTGTTCGCACGCTACCTCCTTCCCAATACGACCAGTGTGGGCTACGAGCCTTTGAAATGGCAACATTTATCCCTGTACGAAGAAGCTGTTGATGTtacataa
- the LOC123875684 gene encoding N(6)-adenine-specific methyltransferase METTL4 isoform X2, with protein MSVLFNNNNLRFIDHRDFLANIYKNVNSELAENQNLTFNKKLFCIKSTTNNLIINKKRSRESDQILEEVTKVKQMYNELIAKLPSEVKVGVSQKYDLLETSLVRELAQKHFESTIFHHHGLSGGNNSDTPLKCKIKDDCFLIPQNSRFFCGCVKEQCAKLNGNKFDIMIADPPWWNKYIRRLKGANNKLSYSMMYNEEIASIPVQDLLSENCLIAVWCTNALSNINAIKNLIFPKWGVEYVTTWYWLKLTIDLKPLCEFGSGCKKQPYERIVIGKVGNVCVPSDLLVASVPSALHSHKPPLLDLLTPCIDEENPQILELFARYLLPNTTSVGYEPLKWQHLSLYEEAVDVT; from the exons ATGAGTGTCTTATTCAACAACAACAATCTACGTTTTATAGATCACAGAGATTTCTTGGCGAATATTTATAAAAACGTCAACAGTGAGCTAGCCGAAAACCAAAACTTAACTTTCAACAAAAagttattttgtattaaaagtactaccaataatttaataataaataagaagAGATCACGAGAAAGCGATCAGATATTGGAAGAAGTAA CTAAAGTAAAACAAATGTACAATGAACTCATAGCAAAATTACCATCAGAAGTAAAAGTAGGTGTAAGCCAAAAGTATGATTTATTAGAAACCTCACTGGTTAGAGAATTAGCGCAGAAGCACTTTGAATCAacaatatttcatcatcatggATTGAGTGGAGGCAATAATTCGGACACTCCTCTGAAATGTAAGATTAAAGATGACTGCTTTTTGATACCACAAAATTCCAG atTCTTCTGTGGTTGTGTGAAAGAGCAATGTGCAAAATTAAATGGCAATAAGTTTGATATAATGATAGCTGACCCTCCCTGGTGGAATAAATATATCCGAAGGTTAAAAGGAGCTAATAATAAATTGAG ttacTCTATGATGTATAATGAAGAGATAGCATCAATACCTGTAcaagatctcctctcagaaaacTGCCTTATTGCTGTATGGTGTACAAACGCACTAAGCAACATAAATGCAATCAAAAACCTCATATTCCCTAAATGGGGTGTGGAGTATGTCACAACTTGGTATTGGTTGAAGTTAACAATAGATTTGAAACCACTCTGTGAGTTTGGTAGTGGGTGTAAGAAGCAGCCATATGAAAGGATTGTTATAGGAAAAGTTGGCAATGTGTGCGTGCCCAGTGACCTCTTGGTGGCTAGCGTACCAAGTGCATTGCATTCACATAAACCTCCATTACTAG ATCTCCTAACACCATGCATTGATGAAGAAAACCCACAGATCCTAGAGTTGTTCGCACGCTACCTCCTTCCCAATACGACCAGTGTGGGCTACGAGCCTTTGAAATGGCAACATTTATCCCTGTACGAAGAAGCTGTTGATGTtacataa